From the genome of Bradyrhizobium elkanii USDA 76, one region includes:
- the ccoN gene encoding cytochrome-c oxidase, cbb3-type subunit I, translating into MTNPSSVSKSMTMGEAGLTSALAVFAFVSFLGAAMGHDAAFSFHASLACAASLISVVMIGNRYLDRPAELPPAEIGGRPNYNLGPIKFASAMAMFWGIAGFTVGLMIAMQLAWPALNFDLPWTTFGRLRPLHTSAVIFAFGGNVLIATSFYVVQKTCRTRLAGDLSPWFVVVGYNFFILIAGTGYLLGVTQSKEYAEPEWYADFWLTIVWVTYLLVFLMTLVKRKEPHIFVANWFYLAFIITIAVLHLGNNPALPVSFLGSKSYIAWGGVQDAMFQWWYGHNAVGFFLTAGFLAIMYYFIPKRAERPVYSYRLSIIHFWALIFLYIWAGPHHLHYTALPDWAQTLGMTFSIMLWMPSWGGMINGLMTLSGAWDKLRTDPVLRMMVVSVAFYGMSTFEGPMMSIKVVNSLSHYTDWTIGHVHSGALGWVGFVSFGALYCLVPWLWNRQLYSLKLVNWHFWISTIGIVLYISAMWVSGILQGLMWRAYTSLGFLEYSFIESVEAMHPFYIIRAAGGALFLVGALIMAFNLWMTVNAGRASETEGAGALQLAE; encoded by the coding sequence ATGACGAATCCATCTTCCGTTTCAAAGTCGATGACGATGGGTGAAGCCGGCTTGACGTCGGCACTTGCGGTTTTTGCCTTCGTTAGCTTTCTGGGCGCGGCGATGGGGCACGATGCGGCGTTCAGTTTTCACGCGTCGCTTGCTTGTGCCGCCAGCCTGATCTCCGTGGTCATGATCGGCAATCGCTACCTTGACCGTCCCGCAGAATTGCCACCGGCGGAGATAGGCGGGCGCCCCAATTACAACCTTGGCCCGATCAAGTTCGCGTCCGCCATGGCGATGTTCTGGGGCATCGCGGGTTTCACTGTGGGTCTGATGATCGCCATGCAGCTGGCCTGGCCGGCGCTTAATTTCGATCTGCCCTGGACGACATTCGGCCGCCTGCGGCCGCTGCATACGTCGGCCGTGATCTTCGCGTTCGGCGGCAACGTCCTGATCGCGACGTCGTTTTATGTCGTGCAAAAGACCTGCCGCACTCGCCTTGCAGGCGACCTGTCGCCCTGGTTCGTCGTGGTCGGCTACAACTTCTTCATCCTGATCGCCGGCACCGGCTACCTGCTCGGCGTGACCCAGTCGAAGGAATACGCCGAGCCGGAATGGTACGCCGACTTCTGGCTGACGATCGTCTGGGTGACGTATCTGCTCGTGTTCCTGATGACGTTGGTGAAGCGCAAGGAGCCGCACATCTTCGTCGCCAACTGGTTCTACCTGGCGTTCATTATTACCATTGCGGTGCTGCATCTCGGCAACAATCCCGCGTTGCCGGTCTCCTTCCTCGGCTCGAAGTCCTACATCGCCTGGGGCGGCGTACAGGATGCCATGTTCCAGTGGTGGTACGGCCACAATGCGGTCGGCTTTTTCCTGACCGCCGGCTTCCTGGCGATCATGTACTATTTCATTCCGAAGCGGGCGGAGCGTCCGGTCTATTCCTACCGGCTGTCGATCATCCATTTCTGGGCGCTGATCTTCCTTTACATCTGGGCCGGCCCGCATCATCTGCATTACACGGCGCTGCCGGACTGGGCGCAGACGCTCGGCATGACCTTCTCGATCATGCTCTGGATGCCGTCCTGGGGTGGCATGATTAACGGCCTGATGACGCTGTCGGGCGCCTGGGACAAGCTCCGCACCGATCCCGTCCTGCGCATGATGGTGGTGTCGGTCGCCTTCTACGGCATGTCGACCTTTGAAGGCCCGATGATGTCGATCAAGGTGGTCAATTCGCTGAGCCACTACACTGACTGGACCATCGGCCATGTGCATTCCGGCGCGCTGGGCTGGGTCGGCTTCGTCTCGTTCGGCGCGCTGTACTGCCTCGTCCCGTGGCTCTGGAATCGCCAGCTCTACAGCCTGAAGCTCGTCAACTGGCACTTCTGGATCTCGACCATCGGCATTGTGCTCTACATCTCCGCAATGTGGGTGTCGGGAATCCTGCAGGGCCTGATGTGGCGCGCCTACACCTCGCTCGGCTTCCTCGAATACTCCTTCATCGAGTCCGTCGAGGCCATGCATCCCTTCTACATCATCCGCGCGGCCGGCGGCGCGCTGTTCCTGGTCGGCGCCCTGATCATGGCCTTCAATCTCTGGATGACGGTCAATGCCGGCCGAGCCAGCGAAACCGAGGGCGCCGGCGCCCTCCAGCTTGCCGAATAG
- the ccoO gene encoding cytochrome-c oxidase, cbb3-type subunit II, whose product MSLWNRHKIFEKNSIILIVGILVVIAIGGLVEITPLFYLKSTIEAVDGVRPYTPLELAGRNIYVREGCYLCHSQMIRPLRDEVERYGHYSLAAESMYDHPFQWGSKRTGPDLARVGGKYSDDWHVTHLINPRSIVPQSVMPGYPALARTELDPSDATAHLRTNRAVGVPYTDEQIANAAADLKAQVDPDSPGSDAFQKRYPKAAVRNFDGKAGNPTELDALIAYLQMLGTLVDFKLYNEKANLR is encoded by the coding sequence ATGTCTCTCTGGAATCGACACAAGATCTTTGAGAAGAACTCGATCATCCTGATCGTCGGCATTCTCGTCGTCATTGCGATCGGCGGACTGGTCGAGATCACCCCGCTGTTCTACCTGAAGAGCACGATCGAGGCGGTCGACGGTGTGCGGCCCTATACGCCGCTCGAGCTCGCCGGCCGCAACATCTATGTCCGCGAGGGCTGCTATCTCTGTCATTCGCAGATGATCCGTCCGCTGCGCGACGAGGTCGAACGCTACGGCCACTACTCGCTCGCCGCCGAGAGCATGTACGACCATCCGTTCCAGTGGGGCTCCAAGCGTACCGGGCCGGATCTGGCACGTGTCGGCGGCAAATATTCCGACGATTGGCACGTCACGCACCTGATCAATCCGCGCTCGATCGTCCCGCAATCGGTGATGCCCGGTTACCCGGCGCTCGCCAGGACGGAGCTCGACCCGTCCGACGCCACGGCTCATCTGCGGACCAACCGTGCGGTCGGCGTGCCCTATACCGACGAGCAGATCGCCAACGCGGCCGCCGATCTCAAGGCGCAGGTCGACCCCGACAGCCCCGGCTCCGACGCGTTCCAGAAGCGCTATCCGAAGGCGGCGGTCCGCAACTTCGACGGCAAGGCCGGCAATCCGACCGAGCTCGACGCGCTGATCGCCTATCTGCAGATGCTGGGTACGCTCGTCGACTTCAAGCTCTACAACGAAAAAGCCAATCTGCGCTGA
- a CDS encoding cbb3-type cytochrome c oxidase subunit 3, whose amino-acid sequence MKAIVQVENFASSLVGTLWTPIFVGIFIAIVAYALWPRNKSLFDAAARMPLRED is encoded by the coding sequence ATGAAAGCGATCGTTCAAGTCGAGAATTTCGCATCCAGCCTGGTCGGCACGCTCTGGACGCCCATCTTCGTTGGAATCTTCATCGCCATCGTCGCCTACGCGCTGTGGCCCCGCAACAAATCTCTCTTCGATGCTGCAGCCCGGATGCCGCTGCGGGAGGACTGA
- the ccoP gene encoding cytochrome-c oxidase, cbb3-type subunit III, producing the protein MSEHNEIDRVSGRSTTGHEWDGIKELNTPLPRWWVLTFYATIIWAIGYWVVYPAWPLVSGYTTGLFQYSTRASVATDLADLEKLRGEKMAVLGNASLADIEKDPALLALARARGKTVFADNCAPCHGSGGAGAKGYPNLNDDDWLWGGSLDQIMQTIQFGARSGHAKTHEGQMLAFGRDGVLKKDEIVTVANYVRSLSGLSTAPKFDATAGKKLFTENCTSCHGDNGKGNPELGAPNLTDQIWLYGSDEEALVETITNGRAGVMPAWVGRLDPVTVKALAVYVHSLGGGK; encoded by the coding sequence ATGAGCGAGCACAATGAGATCGACCGCGTTTCCGGCCGCAGCACGACCGGTCATGAGTGGGACGGCATCAAGGAGCTGAACACGCCGCTGCCGCGGTGGTGGGTCCTGACATTCTATGCCACGATCATCTGGGCGATCGGCTATTGGGTCGTCTATCCCGCTTGGCCACTGGTCTCGGGCTACACCACCGGTCTGTTTCAGTATTCCACCCGCGCCAGTGTCGCGACCGACCTTGCCGATCTTGAGAAGCTGCGTGGCGAGAAGATGGCGGTGCTCGGCAACGCGTCGCTGGCCGACATCGAGAAGGATCCGGCCCTGCTGGCGTTGGCGCGCGCCCGCGGCAAGACGGTGTTCGCCGATAATTGCGCACCATGCCACGGCAGCGGCGGCGCGGGCGCGAAGGGCTATCCCAACCTGAACGACGACGACTGGCTGTGGGGCGGCTCGCTCGACCAGATCATGCAGACCATCCAGTTCGGCGCACGCTCGGGACACGCCAAGACCCATGAAGGGCAGATGCTGGCGTTCGGTCGCGACGGCGTCCTCAAGAAGGACGAGATCGTCACGGTCGCCAACTATGTGCGCTCGCTGTCCGGCCTTTCCACCGCGCCGAAGTTCGACGCCACGGCAGGGAAGAAGCTCTTCACCGAGAACTGCACCAGCTGCCACGGCGACAACGGCAAGGGCAATCCGGAACTCGGCGCGCCGAACCTGACCGACCAGATCTGGCTCTATGGCTCCGACGAGGAGGCTCTGGTCGAGACCATCACCAATGGCCGCGCCGGCGTGATGCCGGCCTGGGTCGGCCGTCTGGATCCGGTCACCGTCAAGGCGCTGGCGGTCTATGTGCACTCGTTGGGCGGCGGCAAGTAG
- the ccoG gene encoding cytochrome c oxidase accessory protein CcoG, translated as MNKPVPPDELMTDEDGPLYAPRKKVYPQSVSGRFRSIKWRLMAVCLGVYYLLPFVRWHRGLGAPDQAVLIDFPNRRFYFFFIELWPQEIYYFTGLLVLAALALFLMNALGGRIWCGYLCPQTVWTDLFYAVERLVEGDRRAQIKADAGPMTAKRAGRRALKHAIWLMIAWWTGGAWVLYFADAPTLVRDLATFQAPAIAYVWIAMLTASTYLLAGYMREQVCVYMCPWPRIQAALTDEWALNVTYKYDRGEPRCSVKKAFDIRSLGEKAGDCIDCNQCVAVCPTGIDIRDGAQLGCIQCGLCIDACDAVMTKVSRKTGLIGYDNDINVQRRVAGKQEIFKPVRARTVVYAGLITVVCAVMLYALMSRTLLDVNVLHDRNPIAVRLSDGAIRNGYTLRFLNKRGFDRVIAIDVDGPADAKLHVIGADSVTPDRPMIVLARDTTTELRVLVTAPLDERAEKSVPVTFRVTDIGLGEVASATDHFVLP; from the coding sequence ATGAACAAGCCCGTGCCGCCTGATGAACTCATGACCGACGAAGACGGGCCGCTCTACGCGCCTCGCAAGAAGGTGTACCCGCAGAGCGTCTCCGGTCGGTTCCGCTCGATCAAGTGGCGGCTGATGGCCGTCTGCCTCGGCGTCTACTATCTGCTGCCCTTCGTACGCTGGCATCGGGGTCTCGGCGCGCCCGACCAGGCGGTCCTGATCGATTTCCCGAATCGTCGCTTCTATTTCTTCTTCATCGAGCTCTGGCCGCAGGAAATCTACTATTTCACCGGCCTTCTGGTACTGGCGGCGCTCGCCCTGTTCCTGATGAATGCGCTCGGTGGCCGGATCTGGTGCGGCTATCTCTGCCCGCAGACGGTCTGGACCGATCTGTTCTATGCGGTCGAGCGGCTGGTCGAAGGTGACCGCCGCGCGCAGATCAAAGCCGACGCTGGCCCAATGACCGCAAAGCGAGCCGGTCGCCGTGCGTTGAAGCACGCGATCTGGCTGATGATCGCCTGGTGGACCGGTGGCGCCTGGGTGCTCTATTTCGCCGATGCGCCGACCCTGGTGCGTGACCTTGCGACCTTTCAGGCGCCGGCGATCGCTTATGTCTGGATCGCGATGCTGACCGCATCGACCTATCTGCTGGCCGGCTACATGCGCGAGCAGGTCTGCGTCTATATGTGCCCGTGGCCGCGGATCCAGGCCGCGCTGACCGACGAATGGGCGCTCAACGTCACCTACAAATACGATCGTGGTGAGCCGCGTTGCTCGGTGAAGAAGGCGTTCGACATTCGCTCGCTCGGCGAGAAGGCCGGCGATTGCATCGATTGCAACCAGTGCGTTGCCGTATGCCCGACCGGGATCGACATTCGCGATGGCGCGCAGCTCGGCTGCATCCAGTGCGGCCTATGCATCGATGCCTGTGACGCCGTCATGACCAAGGTCAGCCGTAAGACCGGTCTGATCGGCTACGACAACGACATCAACGTTCAGCGGCGCGTCGCCGGCAAGCAGGAGATTTTCAAGCCTGTTCGCGCCCGTACCGTCGTCTACGCCGGCCTGATCACCGTGGTCTGCGCCGTGATGCTTTACGCGTTGATGTCGCGAACCCTGCTCGACGTCAACGTGCTGCACGACCGCAACCCGATCGCGGTGCGTCTCAGCGACGGCGCGATTCGCAACGGATACACGCTCCGCTTCCTCAACAAGCGCGGCTTTGATCGTGTGATCGCGATCGATGTCGATGGACCGGCCGACGCGAAGCTACACGTCATCGGCGCGGACTCCGTGACGCCAGATCGGCCGATGATCGTTCTTGCGCGCGATACCACCACCGAACTGCGCGTGCTGGTGACGGCGCCGCTCGATGAAAGGGCGGAAAAGTCGGTGCCGGTCACATTCCGCGTCACCGATATCGGTCTCGGAGAGGTCGCCTCCGCGACCGACCACTTCGTCCTTCCCTAA
- a CDS encoding FixH family protein: MAASSPAARPITGRFVLVTTITFFAVVISVNMVMMRLAITTLPGTEVDSAYSASLAYQREINAARQQNERDWQVQAHVDRRPDGSAAIALEARDHAGAPLTGMSFLARLERPIDRRADRPIEIAEAGGGSYSGRAEGVAAGQWDLVIEGDADGRRMFLSKNRILLN, encoded by the coding sequence ATGGCAGCCTCAAGTCCAGCCGCGCGACCCATCACCGGACGTTTCGTCCTGGTCACGACGATCACGTTCTTCGCCGTCGTCATCAGCGTGAACATGGTCATGATGCGCCTTGCCATCACGACTCTTCCGGGCACCGAGGTCGACAGCGCCTACAGCGCCAGCCTCGCCTATCAGCGCGAGATCAATGCGGCCAGACAGCAGAACGAGCGCGACTGGCAGGTCCAGGCGCATGTCGATCGGCGGCCTGACGGCAGCGCCGCAATTGCACTCGAGGCGCGCGACCACGCCGGAGCGCCGCTGACGGGAATGAGTTTCCTCGCTCGGCTCGAGCGGCCGATCGATCGTCGCGCAGACCGGCCGATCGAGATCGCCGAGGCTGGGGGTGGGAGCTATAGCGGCCGCGCCGAGGGCGTCGCCGCGGGGCAGTGGGACCTCGTCATCGAGGGCGACGCTGATGGCCGCCGCATGTTCCTGTCGAAGAACCGAATCCTGCTGAACTGA
- a CDS encoding heavy metal translocating P-type ATPase, translated as MQADIDFSHYLKSAGTGLIHLDLAVEGINCAGCMAKIERNLSAIPDVTSARVNLTDSRLALEWKAGALEPALFVSRLAELGYKAYPFERDDAETLEARRAQGLLRRLGVAAFAAMNVMMLSVPVWSGNVSDMLPEQRDFFHWLSALIVLPAAAYSAQPFFSSALSALRARGVNMDVPISIGIILALATSVIETVNHAEHAYFDAAIMLIAFLLAGRYLDQNMRRRTRAFASNLAALKAETATKFISPTEIRTVPAAAIRPGDIVLLRPGERCSVDGNVIEGRSEVDQSLITGETLPAMVSPGSAVFAGTLIRSGTLRVRASAASGGTLLDEISRLLDHALQARSRYLRLAERASRLYAPVVHATALLTMLGWLAYGASFHDSIVTAIAVLIITCPCALGLAIPAVQTVASGALFSSGVLLNAGDAIERIAEIDRVIFDKTGTLTLPELDVANLADIPDHVVKLAGRLALSSRHPVAAAVARKAGAASPLPDIEEEPGQGVHGFHEGRPIRLGRPSFCGADDLANEILCRDPEASVVAFSHGESRYAFAVRQRLRPDAAEVIAALTRMGIVVEIVSGDREPAVRHAARMLGVHEWRAEVSPVDKIDRIEELVRQGCKVLMVGDGLNDAPALAAAHASMSPVTATHMSQAVADSVFLGERLMPVMVAVKVSRKALRLMRQNLWLAVVYNVLAVPIAIAGLVTPLIAAAAMSGSSVIVMLNALRARAREAL; from the coding sequence ATGCAGGCGGATATCGACTTCTCTCACTATCTGAAGAGCGCGGGCACCGGGCTCATCCATCTCGATCTCGCTGTCGAGGGCATCAATTGCGCGGGCTGCATGGCCAAGATCGAACGCAATCTGTCGGCCATACCTGACGTCACCTCTGCCCGCGTGAACCTAACGGACAGCCGTCTTGCGCTCGAATGGAAGGCGGGTGCTCTTGAACCGGCGCTGTTCGTAAGTCGGCTCGCGGAGCTCGGCTACAAGGCCTATCCGTTCGAGCGCGATGATGCCGAAACCCTGGAGGCCCGACGGGCACAAGGCCTGTTGCGCCGGCTGGGCGTCGCGGCCTTTGCCGCCATGAACGTGATGATGCTGTCGGTCCCGGTATGGTCCGGCAACGTCTCCGACATGCTGCCGGAGCAGCGTGATTTCTTCCACTGGCTGTCGGCGCTGATCGTGCTGCCGGCCGCGGCCTATTCGGCGCAGCCGTTCTTCTCGTCGGCGTTGTCAGCCCTGCGAGCGCGCGGCGTTAACATGGACGTTCCGATCAGTATCGGCATCATCCTGGCGCTGGCAACCTCGGTGATCGAGACCGTAAACCACGCCGAACATGCCTATTTCGATGCCGCGATCATGCTGATCGCGTTCCTGCTCGCCGGTCGCTATCTCGACCAGAACATGCGGCGGCGCACTCGCGCCTTTGCCAGCAACCTGGCTGCCCTCAAGGCGGAGACCGCGACGAAGTTCATCAGTCCGACCGAGATCAGAACGGTCCCGGCAGCTGCGATCCGGCCAGGCGACATCGTGCTGCTGCGGCCCGGCGAGCGCTGTTCGGTCGACGGCAATGTGATCGAGGGCCGCTCCGAGGTCGACCAGAGCCTGATCACGGGCGAAACCCTGCCGGCGATGGTGTCGCCCGGCAGCGCGGTGTTCGCGGGCACGCTGATCCGTTCCGGCACGTTGCGCGTCCGCGCGTCGGCAGCCTCGGGCGGCACGCTGCTCGACGAAATATCCCGGCTGCTCGATCACGCGCTGCAGGCGCGCTCGCGCTATCTGCGTCTGGCGGAGCGGGCCTCGAGGCTCTATGCCCCGGTCGTGCACGCGACGGCGTTGCTCACGATGCTCGGCTGGCTGGCCTATGGCGCGAGTTTTCATGACTCGATCGTGACGGCGATTGCGGTCCTGATCATCACCTGTCCCTGCGCGCTGGGGCTTGCCATTCCGGCCGTGCAGACCGTTGCATCCGGGGCGCTGTTCAGTTCGGGCGTGCTGCTCAACGCCGGCGATGCGATCGAACGCATCGCCGAGATTGACCGGGTGATCTTCGACAAAACGGGTACTTTGACGCTGCCCGAGCTCGATGTCGCCAACCTTGCGGACATCCCGGATCACGTCGTGAAGCTCGCGGGCCGGCTGGCACTCTCGAGCCGTCATCCGGTCGCGGCCGCGGTGGCGCGCAAGGCGGGGGCGGCCTCACCCCTGCCGGACATTGAGGAGGAACCGGGCCAGGGCGTGCACGGCTTCCATGAGGGGCGTCCGATCCGGCTGGGCCGCCCGTCATTCTGCGGTGCCGACGACCTCGCCAACGAGATTCTGTGCCGGGATCCGGAAGCCTCGGTCGTCGCGTTCAGCCACGGCGAGAGCAGGTATGCCTTCGCGGTTCGGCAGCGGCTGCGGCCGGACGCGGCGGAGGTGATCGCAGCGTTGACCCGCATGGGCATCGTCGTCGAGATCGTGTCCGGGGATCGCGAGCCAGCGGTCCGGCATGCGGCAAGGATGCTGGGCGTGCATGAATGGCGTGCGGAGGTCTCTCCGGTCGACAAGATCGACCGGATCGAGGAGCTGGTGCGCCAGGGCTGCAAGGTACTGATGGTCGGCGACGGCTTGAACGACGCGCCGGCTTTGGCCGCGGCGCACGCCTCGATGTCGCCTGTTACGGCCACGCACATGAGCCAGGCAGTTGCCGATTCTGTCTTCCTTGGTGAGCGGCTCATGCCGGTCATGGTCGCGGTCAAGGTGTCCCGCAAGGCGCTGCGGCTGATGCGGCAGAATCTCTGGCTTGCCGTCGTTTACAACGTCCTGGCAGTACCGATCGCGATCGCCGGCCTGGTCACGCCCCTGATCGCGGCGGCGGCGATGTCGGGTTCGTCGGTGATCGTGATGCTCAATGCGCTGAGGGCGCGAGCGAGGGAGGCGCTCTGA
- the ccoS gene encoding cbb3-type cytochrome oxidase assembly protein CcoS — MEVLVILVPLALALGFAGLLGFLWSLKSGQYDDLDGAAWRAIADDEPANGQGRSK, encoded by the coding sequence ATGGAGGTTCTGGTCATTTTGGTGCCGCTGGCTCTCGCACTTGGCTTTGCCGGCCTGCTCGGCTTTCTCTGGTCACTCAAGAGCGGACAATATGACGACCTCGATGGCGCGGCCTGGCGCGCCATCGCCGACGATGAGCCCGCCAATGGTCAAGGCCGGTCCAAGTAA
- a CDS encoding NnrS family protein, with the protein MATMQKSRSYRGPALFSHGFRPFFLFGAIYAGAIVPLWMAVFVGDVSLPTAFASRDWHVHEMLFGYVGAVIAGFLLTAVPNWTGRLPIQGGPLAALFGAWLAGRLAATFSGIIGWQLALAIDAAFLLSLVAAAAREIIAGRKWGNLKVVGIVSLLAATNIAFHIEAHFNGVADYSARAGVALVVTLVCVIGGRIVPSFTRNWLSSQKPGRLPVPFNRFDAATIIVGACAMGAWAAVPSGRAVAGALGIAGVLHVIRLVRWAGHRTISDRLVLILHVAYAFVPAGFFLAALSSLDLVAPSAGVHAWTGGAIGSMTIAVMTRASLGHTGQALSASTATQAVYASIIVAALARICASVEPAYSIPLLMIAGIAWTGAFLGFALAYAPLLCSARKL; encoded by the coding sequence ATGGCGACGATGCAGAAGTCAAGGAGCTACCGGGGCCCAGCACTGTTCTCCCACGGTTTTCGGCCGTTCTTTCTGTTCGGCGCCATCTACGCCGGCGCGATCGTTCCATTGTGGATGGCGGTCTTCGTGGGGGATGTCAGCCTTCCAACCGCGTTCGCGTCACGGGACTGGCACGTGCATGAGATGTTGTTCGGTTATGTGGGTGCGGTGATAGCGGGCTTCCTCCTGACCGCCGTTCCGAACTGGACAGGACGTCTCCCGATCCAGGGCGGTCCACTCGCCGCTCTGTTCGGCGCCTGGCTTGCCGGAAGACTGGCCGCGACATTCTCAGGCATCATCGGCTGGCAATTGGCGCTTGCGATCGACGCTGCGTTTCTGCTCTCGCTCGTCGCCGCAGCCGCCCGCGAGATCATCGCTGGACGAAAGTGGGGCAATCTGAAGGTGGTGGGCATCGTGTCGCTGCTTGCGGCCACCAACATCGCTTTCCATATCGAGGCACATTTCAATGGCGTCGCGGACTATTCAGCGCGGGCCGGTGTTGCGCTCGTCGTTACGCTGGTTTGCGTGATCGGAGGGCGGATCGTTCCGAGCTTCACGCGCAACTGGCTCTCGAGCCAGAAGCCGGGTCGGCTGCCTGTTCCCTTCAACCGATTCGACGCGGCGACGATAATTGTCGGCGCGTGCGCTATGGGTGCATGGGCGGCGGTTCCTTCCGGTCGCGCGGTCGCAGGTGCTCTGGGAATTGCTGGAGTGCTCCATGTTATCCGACTCGTTCGCTGGGCCGGCCATCGAACGATATCGGACCGGCTCGTCCTGATCCTCCACGTTGCCTACGCGTTCGTGCCTGCCGGTTTTTTCCTGGCGGCACTATCTTCGCTAGACCTCGTCGCACCCAGCGCAGGGGTTCATGCCTGGACCGGCGGTGCGATCGGTTCGATGACGATCGCCGTGATGACGCGGGCGTCGCTCGGTCATACGGGGCAGGCGCTTTCAGCATCCACTGCCACTCAGGCCGTTTACGCCTCGATCATCGTCGCAGCGCTGGCGCGGATATGCGCCTCTGTTGAGCCGGCCTATTCGATCCCGCTGCTGATGATCGCGGGTATCGCATGGACAGGAGCGTTTCTGGGTTTCGCGCTCGCTTACGCCCCGCTGCTGTGTAGCGCTCGCAAGCTCTGA
- a CDS encoding hemerythrin domain-containing protein, with amino-acid sequence MIIDLLRREHRNIDLLLTVLERELQLFERGRRPDYEVIRAIISYFKVYPEVYHHPQEDLIFSKLTLRDPDAAATVGDLAREHADGADRLRRFAEAIDGVLADRELPRQEVSRIIRDFIVKERHHMMVEERDFFPAALKALLPQDWTEVASALTDHKDPLFSEAAEETFDALRAHILRLEQEAEAERHQVKL; translated from the coding sequence GTGATTATCGATCTTTTGCGCCGAGAGCATCGCAATATTGATTTGCTCCTCACTGTCCTTGAGCGGGAACTTCAGCTCTTTGAGCGCGGCCGTCGCCCCGACTATGAGGTTATTCGAGCGATTATCAGCTATTTCAAAGTCTACCCGGAGGTATACCATCATCCCCAGGAAGACTTGATCTTCTCCAAGCTGACGCTTCGCGATCCGGATGCGGCTGCAACCGTCGGCGATCTCGCACGTGAGCACGCAGATGGAGCCGATCGTTTGCGCCGCTTCGCTGAGGCGATCGATGGTGTCCTCGCGGATCGCGAGCTTCCTCGACAGGAGGTCAGCCGCATCATACGAGATTTCATAGTGAAGGAGCGCCACCATATGATGGTGGAAGAGCGTGATTTCTTCCCGGCGGCGCTCAAGGCTCTATTGCCCCAGGATTGGACGGAGGTCGCTTCGGCCCTAACCGATCACAAGGATCCGTTATTCAGCGAAGCCGCCGAAGAGACCTTCGATGCCTTGAGAGCGCATATTCTGCGACTGGAGCAGGAGGCTGAAGCGGAACGCCACCAAGTCAAGCTTTGA